The following proteins come from a genomic window of Streptomyces sp. NBC_01716:
- a CDS encoding CAP domain-containing protein produces MTNEERARAGCPELNNDVALGRAAQRHSMDMARNDFVGHTGSHGSTMRTRAQDAGYFRWRSLAENVAAGQRSPAAVVRSWMESPDHRANILNCSLTHMGVGYVNKGGTAHGRYWTQDFGKKP; encoded by the coding sequence TTGACCAATGAGGAACGCGCCAGGGCCGGCTGCCCGGAACTGAACAACGACGTCGCCCTCGGCAGGGCCGCCCAGCGGCACTCCATGGACATGGCCAGGAACGACTTCGTCGGCCACACCGGTTCGCACGGCAGCACCATGCGGACCAGGGCGCAGGACGCCGGCTACTTCCGGTGGAGGTCGCTCGCGGAGAACGTCGCCGCGGGTCAGCGGAGCCCCGCGGCGGTGGTCAGGAGCTGGATGGAGTCGCCGGACCACCGGGCGAACATCCTCAACTGCTCGCTCACCCACATGGGCGTCGGCTACGTGAATAAGGGCGGCACCGCCCACGGCAGGTACTGGACGCAGGACTTCGGCAAGAAGCCCTGA
- a CDS encoding TetR/AcrR family transcriptional regulator has translation MADSAQQRPLRADARRNRNKILAAAVRVFAEEGLDAHLERIAREAGVGSATLYRNFPTREALIEAVYRNEVAQLCDAVPGLLAAQPPYEALRAWTRLFLDYVTAKFGMADALRAIAATGNNPYGRSRDMIRAAITDLMDACVAAGEIRTDISPADLSAALEGIALTSASPDQRPRAERLLDLTLDGLKVRS, from the coding sequence ATGGCCGACAGCGCACAACAACGCCCGTTGCGAGCCGACGCGCGACGTAACAGGAACAAGATCCTCGCGGCCGCGGTGCGCGTGTTCGCCGAGGAGGGGCTGGACGCGCATCTGGAGCGCATCGCCAGGGAGGCGGGTGTGGGCAGCGCGACCCTGTACCGCAACTTCCCCACCCGGGAGGCCCTGATCGAGGCGGTCTACCGCAACGAGGTGGCCCAGCTCTGCGACGCGGTCCCCGGTCTGCTCGCGGCGCAGCCGCCGTACGAGGCCCTGCGCGCCTGGACCCGTCTCTTCCTGGACTACGTCACCGCCAAATTCGGCATGGCCGACGCTCTGCGTGCCATCGCCGCGACGGGAAACAACCCCTACGGCCGGAGCCGGGACATGATCCGGGCCGCCATCACCGACCTGATGGACGCGTGTGTGGCCGCCGGGGAGATCCGTACCGACATCAGCCCCGCCGACCTGAGCGCCGCCCTCGAAGGAATCGCCCTCACCTCGGCGAGCCCCGACCAACGGCCGCGCGCGGAACGCCTGTTGGACCTCACCCTGGACGGCCTGAAGGTCCGCTCGTAG
- the hpnR gene encoding hopanoid C-3 methylase HpnR, producing MRVMLVHPSALMYSEIFLRLEPLGLERVAAAARNVGHEVRVVDLQVLSRSFLDREMAEFAPEALGISLNYLANVPEAIEIAHQAKAMFPGCFVFFGGHSISFIAEHVLAQADGAVDAIVRGEGEPAVPLLLDAARDGGLKSVPGVVCAEGRGPAPKLLDTLDEPLPARDLMRKRNRYFIGELDPCASIEFTRGCPWDCSFCSAWTFYGRSYRKASPQAAGAEMASIREPNVFIVDDVAFIRPEHGHGIAAELERRKIRKRYYLETRSDVLLRNTEVFERWARLGLRYMFLGMEAIDAEGLDLYRKRVTPDDNFRALELARGMGIVVAINLIVDPAWDEERFRVVREFALAVPEIVHLTVMTPYPGTEIWHTEARQLTTRDYRLFDIQHAVVPTTLPLDVFYRELVRTQAVINRKHLGLRTAFGALGVLGRNLMRGQTNFARMLWKFGSVYNVQRQLADHQRHVRYELPLPPAREAPVGREELYIHTKAATHSRRQADPEPEPG from the coding sequence ATGCGCGTGATGCTCGTTCACCCGAGTGCGCTGATGTATTCGGAGATCTTTCTGCGGCTGGAGCCCCTGGGCCTGGAACGCGTCGCCGCGGCGGCCCGCAACGTGGGCCACGAGGTCCGGGTGGTGGACCTGCAGGTGCTCTCCCGCTCGTTCCTCGACCGGGAGATGGCCGAATTCGCCCCGGAGGCGCTGGGCATCTCACTGAACTACCTCGCGAATGTCCCCGAGGCGATCGAGATCGCGCACCAGGCCAAGGCCATGTTCCCCGGGTGCTTCGTCTTCTTCGGCGGGCACAGCATCTCGTTCATCGCCGAGCATGTGCTGGCGCAGGCCGACGGAGCGGTCGACGCGATCGTCAGAGGAGAAGGCGAGCCCGCCGTCCCGCTCCTGCTGGACGCGGCACGGGACGGCGGACTGAAGTCGGTCCCCGGCGTCGTCTGCGCGGAGGGCCGGGGACCGGCCCCCAAGTTGCTGGACACCCTGGACGAGCCTCTGCCGGCCCGCGACCTGATGCGCAAACGCAACCGTTACTTCATCGGCGAGCTCGACCCGTGCGCCTCCATCGAGTTCACCCGCGGCTGCCCCTGGGACTGCTCGTTCTGCTCCGCGTGGACGTTCTACGGGCGCAGTTACCGCAAGGCGTCCCCGCAGGCCGCCGGGGCGGAGATGGCGTCGATCCGGGAACCGAACGTCTTCATCGTCGACGACGTGGCGTTCATCCGGCCCGAGCACGGCCACGGCATCGCCGCCGAACTGGAACGCCGCAAGATCCGCAAGCGCTACTACCTGGAGACCCGCAGCGATGTGCTCCTGCGGAACACGGAGGTCTTCGAACGGTGGGCGCGGCTGGGACTGCGCTACATGTTCCTGGGCATGGAGGCGATCGACGCCGAAGGGCTCGATCTCTACCGCAAGCGCGTCACCCCGGACGACAACTTCCGGGCCCTGGAGCTGGCGCGCGGCATGGGCATCGTGGTGGCCATCAACCTGATCGTCGATCCCGCGTGGGACGAGGAACGGTTCCGGGTGGTACGCGAATTCGCGCTCGCCGTACCGGAGATCGTGCACCTCACCGTGATGACGCCCTATCCCGGCACCGAGATCTGGCACACGGAGGCCCGCCAGCTCACGACACGTGACTACCGGCTCTTCGACATCCAGCACGCCGTCGTTCCCACCACGCTCCCCCTGGACGTCTTCTACCGCGAACTGGTGCGCACCCAGGCGGTCATCAACCGCAAACACCTGGGCCTGCGCACCGCGTTCGGCGCGCTGGGCGTACTCGGCCGCAACCTGATGCGCGGCCAGACCAACTTCGCCCGCATGCTCTGGAAGTTCGGCAGCGTCTACAACGTCCAGCGCCAACTCGCCGACCACCAGCGGCATGTGCGGTACGAACTGCCGCTGCCCCCCGCCCGCGAAGCCCCTGTCGGCCGGGAGGAGCTGTACATCCACACGAAGGCGGCCACCCACTCCCGCCGCCAGGCCGACCCGGAGCCCGAGCCCGGCTGA
- a CDS encoding AraC family transcriptional regulator: MATTTELLDELRTLIASHARADGGSTIDGLLLSRVETVEPHHSLTEPLLVIMAQGGKRLLLGDEVYEYRAGQYLIVTTDLPVSGHFLGARPDHPSLGLGLVLPPGAITPLLLESTAQRRTRGAAAPPAIATGEAGRELLDAVTRLVRLLDHPADAPVLAPLIEREILWRLLSGPHGGMIRQIGLPDSNLTHINRAVQWIRDNYAEPLRIDDLARLAGMSASAFHRHFRTITATSPLQFQKLIRLQEARSLLLAQPNDVAGAGHLVGYDSQSQFTREYRRLFGAPPGRDAARLHAAAGPVEGRRLP, translated from the coding sequence ATGGCCACCACGACCGAACTGCTCGACGAACTCAGGACGCTGATCGCGTCCCACGCGCGCGCGGACGGAGGTTCCACGATCGACGGGCTGCTGCTGTCCCGGGTCGAGACCGTCGAACCGCATCATTCGCTGACCGAGCCGCTCCTGGTGATCATGGCCCAGGGCGGCAAGCGGCTTCTGCTCGGTGACGAGGTGTACGAGTACCGGGCGGGCCAGTATCTGATCGTCACCACCGATCTCCCGGTCAGCGGCCACTTCCTCGGTGCCCGCCCCGACCATCCCTCCCTCGGTCTGGGACTCGTGCTGCCGCCGGGCGCGATCACGCCGCTGCTGCTGGAGAGCACGGCCCAGCGCCGTACGCGCGGCGCCGCCGCACCACCGGCCATCGCCACCGGGGAAGCCGGCCGCGAACTGCTCGACGCCGTGACCCGGCTGGTGCGGCTGCTCGATCACCCCGCCGACGCGCCGGTACTCGCTCCGCTGATCGAGCGGGAGATTCTGTGGCGGCTGCTCTCCGGGCCACACGGCGGCATGATCCGCCAGATCGGTCTGCCCGACAGCAATCTGACCCATATCAACCGGGCGGTCCAGTGGATCCGCGACAACTACGCCGAGCCCCTGCGCATCGACGACCTCGCCCGGCTCGCCGGGATGAGCGCCTCGGCGTTCCACCGGCACTTCCGCACGATCACCGCGACCAGTCCGCTGCAGTTCCAGAAACTCATCCGGCTCCAGGAGGCCCGTTCCCTGCTGCTCGCCCAGCCGAACGACGTCGCGGGCGCCGGGCACCTGGTCGGTTACGACAGCCAGTCCCAGTTCACGCGCGAGTACCGCAGGCTCTTCGGCGCACCGCCCGGCCGCGACGCGGCACGCCTGCACGCCGCGGCCGGTCCTGTCGAAGGCCGACGGCTGCCGTAG
- a CDS encoding TetR/AcrR family transcriptional regulator, giving the protein MAEPPSLRERTRRAVRAEITETAMRLFAENGFDATTVDQIATSSGISRRSFFHYFGSKEDLVLGDTEALGETVRAALEARPAEEPAWAAIRAAFLALHAEKGMETDGLTVARMYHEAPSLRARHLEKHLRWQVLLAPDIQRRLGLPDSATPDPRARAFVAAALACLDAAVDAWCESDGAADPVQLFDDAVAALRA; this is encoded by the coding sequence ATGGCCGAACCACCCAGTCTTCGCGAGCGCACGCGGCGTGCGGTCCGGGCGGAGATCACGGAAACAGCGATGCGCCTCTTCGCGGAGAACGGCTTCGACGCGACCACGGTCGACCAGATCGCCACGTCGTCCGGCATCTCCCGTCGCTCGTTCTTCCACTACTTCGGCAGCAAGGAAGACCTCGTTCTCGGCGACACCGAGGCCCTCGGCGAGACGGTGCGCGCCGCGTTGGAGGCACGTCCGGCCGAGGAGCCCGCCTGGGCGGCGATCCGGGCCGCATTCCTCGCCCTCCATGCGGAGAAGGGCATGGAGACGGACGGGCTCACGGTCGCCCGGATGTACCACGAAGCGCCCTCGTTGCGGGCGAGGCATCTGGAGAAGCACCTGCGCTGGCAGGTCCTGCTCGCCCCCGACATCCAGCGCCGTCTCGGCCTGCCCGACTCGGCCACGCCCGACCCCCGGGCCCGCGCCTTCGTCGCGGCGGCACTCGCCTGCCTCGACGCGGCGGTCGACGCGTGGTGCGAATCCGACGGAGCGGCCGACCCCGTACAGCTCTTCGACGACGCGGTCGCGGCGCTCCGAGCCTGA
- a CDS encoding SDR family NAD(P)-dependent oxidoreductase, which translates to MTAIDYAHQTTVVTGASSGIGAAFARELARRGSHVVLVARRLDRLDALASELREAHGIRATPIAVDLGEPRAGRALAAALAERRISVTGLVNNAGFATDNAFHDEDPERLTDEINVNVANLVDITRALVEPLRAAGTGILVNVASMAAYTPAPGMAVYAASKAFVLNFTEALWFESRETGLRVLCLAPGLTRTEFFDTLSGGTYRGRYQTPEQVVGTAMRVLDRGRRPSVASGRLNALTTALPRLFTRRRTVIVSGAISARSGAAQVTRRGSSASPGTRSR; encoded by the coding sequence ATGACCGCTATCGACTACGCGCACCAGACCACCGTCGTCACCGGCGCGAGCTCCGGAATAGGCGCGGCCTTCGCCCGCGAACTCGCACGCCGCGGCTCCCACGTCGTGCTGGTGGCCCGCCGGCTCGACCGCCTGGATGCGCTCGCCTCCGAACTCCGTGAGGCGCACGGCATCCGGGCCACCCCGATCGCCGTCGACCTCGGCGAGCCGAGAGCGGGCCGGGCACTCGCCGCCGCTCTGGCCGAGCGGCGGATATCCGTCACCGGCCTGGTGAACAACGCCGGATTCGCCACCGACAACGCCTTCCACGACGAAGATCCCGAGCGCCTCACCGACGAGATCAACGTGAACGTGGCGAACCTCGTCGACATCACGCGCGCACTCGTCGAACCGCTGCGCGCCGCCGGCACCGGCATTCTCGTCAATGTCGCGAGCATGGCGGCTTACACACCGGCCCCGGGCATGGCGGTCTACGCGGCGAGCAAGGCGTTCGTACTCAACTTCACCGAGGCCCTGTGGTTCGAATCCCGGGAAACCGGCCTGCGCGTCCTCTGTCTCGCACCCGGCCTCACCCGCACGGAGTTCTTCGACACTCTCAGCGGCGGCACCTACAGGGGCAGGTACCAGACCCCGGAGCAGGTGGTCGGGACCGCCATGCGGGTGCTCGACCGCGGCCGGCGTCCGAGCGTGGCGTCAGGGCGGCTCAACGCGCTCACCACGGCGCTTCCCCGCCTCTTCACCCGGCGGCGCACAGTGATCGTCAGCGGCGCGATCTCAGCCCGTTCGGGCGCAGCACAGGTCACTCGTCGGGGCTCGTCCGCATCGCCGGGGACCCGGAGTCGTTGA
- a CDS encoding aromatic ring-hydroxylating dioxygenase subunit alpha codes for MTETESERAGSGRPSAQPGPIPVPDLRLVGAHPDFWYPVALTKKVRRRRVLATAFAGERIALYRGDSGTVYAIEDRCAHRQVPLSMGVVEGEKLRCCYHAWAYRGDGRISQIPYLSKGDGRPPRGVRGYPVREAYGLVYVFPGDPEKAVATPLPELPAFGSPKYRTMTFSRTVRCHYSFMHENLLDMNHQFLHRGVVGKLHPELLGYETDARSVEARYLFTHTGGKRNRGAGLLANEGIGGGNSSDVMTIRTGYPYQTLDLVPEGADHPAFRLWVAYVPEDAEQRRCHAYGLLMIEKPGIPGALQLAWPLIRRFTERVFAEDRLAVEAEQRAWDEQGRDLNHEIFPLILDLREVLRTNGVPIDPRAAACGNAAACDGRDPPLGDRPAARR; via the coding sequence ATGACCGAGACCGAATCCGAGAGGGCCGGGAGCGGTCGGCCCTCGGCGCAGCCCGGCCCGATTCCCGTACCCGACCTCCGGCTCGTCGGGGCCCACCCGGATTTCTGGTACCCCGTCGCGCTGACCAAGAAGGTGCGCAGGAGGCGGGTGCTCGCCACCGCGTTCGCCGGTGAACGCATCGCGCTCTACCGCGGGGACAGCGGCACCGTCTACGCGATCGAGGACCGGTGCGCCCACCGCCAGGTGCCGCTCAGCATGGGCGTCGTGGAGGGCGAGAAGCTCCGTTGCTGCTACCACGCGTGGGCGTATCGCGGCGACGGCCGTATCTCGCAGATCCCGTATCTGTCCAAAGGCGACGGGCGCCCGCCGCGTGGCGTACGCGGTTACCCCGTCCGTGAGGCGTACGGCCTGGTGTACGTCTTCCCCGGCGACCCGGAGAAGGCGGTGGCCACCCCGCTGCCCGAGCTGCCGGCCTTCGGCTCGCCGAAGTACCGGACCATGACCTTCTCCCGGACCGTGCGCTGCCACTACTCGTTCATGCACGAGAACCTGCTCGACATGAACCACCAGTTCCTCCACCGTGGCGTCGTCGGCAAGCTCCACCCCGAGCTGCTCGGATACGAGACCGACGCACGGTCTGTGGAGGCCAGGTACCTGTTCACCCACACCGGGGGGAAACGGAACCGGGGCGCCGGCCTGCTGGCCAACGAGGGCATCGGCGGAGGCAACTCCAGCGACGTCATGACCATCCGCACCGGATACCCGTACCAGACGCTCGACCTGGTCCCGGAGGGCGCCGACCATCCCGCCTTCCGTCTCTGGGTCGCGTACGTCCCCGAGGACGCGGAGCAGCGCAGGTGTCACGCCTACGGCCTTCTCATGATCGAGAAGCCGGGCATTCCCGGCGCCCTCCAGCTGGCCTGGCCGCTCATCAGGCGCTTCACCGAGCGGGTGTTCGCGGAGGACCGCCTGGCCGTCGAGGCCGAGCAGCGGGCGTGGGACGAGCAGGGCAGGGACCTCAACCACGAGATCTTCCCCCTGATCCTCGATCTCCGTGAGGTGCTGCGCACCAACGGCGTCCCCATCGACCCCCGGGCCGCGGCCTGTGGCAACGCCGCGGCGTGCGACGGCCGGGACCCGCCCCTCGGGGACCGCCCTGCGGCGCGCCGCTGA
- a CDS encoding MFS transporter: MTVDVLRPPAPAERQARAGVAVLFLTNGALFANLLPRFPQIKADLGIGNAAYGLAVAAFPAGAIAAGLAAGVLIRRLGSGRVAVAGTVLTGVGVLAAGTANSVVLFATALFLAGAMDAITDVAQNAHGLRVQRRYGRSIINSFHAIWSIGAVLGGSMAAGAIALGLSRGQHLLISGVVFGIAACVALRFCLTGPDTEPAVEGTDAEAAESVPRREERTKAHPRTAYVLAALVLIAAAGALVEDAGSSWAALYLSDSLHASGTLAASGYIALVGAQFVGRMIGDRLVDRFGQRTVARSGGLIAAVGMGLALAVPTASGTILGFAAAGFGVATLVPAAMHEADELPGLKPGSGLTIVSWLMRLGFLLSPPAVGLVADATSLRVGLLVVPFAGLLVILLGGVLGPRRRGPA, encoded by the coding sequence ATGACTGTTGACGTGCTGCGCCCGCCTGCCCCGGCCGAGCGGCAGGCTCGGGCGGGTGTGGCCGTGCTGTTCCTCACCAACGGGGCGCTGTTCGCCAATCTCCTGCCGCGCTTTCCGCAGATCAAGGCGGACCTCGGCATCGGTAACGCGGCCTACGGACTGGCCGTCGCGGCCTTCCCGGCGGGCGCCATCGCGGCCGGTCTCGCGGCGGGGGTGCTCATCCGCCGGCTGGGGTCCGGGCGCGTGGCCGTGGCCGGCACAGTGCTGACCGGCGTGGGTGTGCTGGCCGCCGGTACGGCCAACTCCGTGGTGCTCTTCGCGACAGCGCTGTTCCTGGCCGGGGCGATGGACGCGATCACCGATGTGGCGCAGAACGCCCACGGGCTGCGGGTGCAGCGCCGTTACGGCCGCTCGATCATCAACTCCTTCCACGCCATCTGGTCCATCGGCGCGGTCCTCGGAGGCTCGATGGCCGCGGGGGCGATCGCGCTCGGCCTGTCGCGGGGGCAGCATCTGCTGATCTCCGGCGTGGTGTTCGGGATCGCGGCCTGTGTCGCCCTGCGGTTCTGTCTGACCGGGCCCGACACCGAACCGGCCGTGGAGGGGACGGACGCGGAGGCCGCGGAGTCGGTGCCACGGCGGGAGGAGCGTACGAAAGCGCATCCGCGTACCGCTTACGTCCTGGCGGCGCTCGTCCTCATCGCGGCGGCCGGCGCGCTTGTCGAGGACGCGGGCAGCTCCTGGGCCGCGCTCTATCTCTCGGACTCGCTGCATGCCTCGGGGACGCTGGCGGCCTCCGGCTACATCGCCCTGGTCGGGGCACAGTTCGTGGGCCGCATGATCGGTGACAGGCTGGTCGACCGGTTCGGGCAGCGTACGGTCGCACGCTCCGGCGGGCTGATCGCCGCGGTCGGTATGGGCCTGGCCCTGGCGGTACCGACGGCGAGCGGAACGATCCTCGGGTTCGCGGCGGCCGGGTTCGGGGTGGCGACGCTGGTGCCCGCGGCGATGCACGAGGCCGATGAACTGCCGGGTCTCAAGCCCGGGTCGGGGCTGACGATCGTCTCCTGGCTGATGCGGCTGGGCTTCCTGCTCTCGCCACCGGCCGTCGGGCTCGTCGCCGACGCGACGAGTCTTCGGGTAGGCCTGCTGGTGGTGCCTTTCGCAGGCCTGCTGGTGATCCTGCTCGGCGGGGTGCTGGGGCCCCGGCGGCGGGGGCCTGCCTGA
- a CDS encoding TetR/AcrR family transcriptional regulator, whose protein sequence is MATGHTDPRRRERIIAATLDLIAEEGLARVSHRKIAARAGVPLGSMTYHFSGMDELLREAFGQFTDHIVAVFDAHLSAPADRDQARAAVADLVHILSEGPQRDLVLTQELYTLAARRPEYRELTHEWMRRSRVHLERHFDPATARQLDALIEGLALHRALAREPHDRELTLEAITRITRVTAPEGRTGSD, encoded by the coding sequence ATGGCCACCGGACACACCGACCCGCGGCGCCGCGAACGCATCATCGCCGCCACCCTCGACCTCATCGCCGAGGAGGGCCTCGCCCGCGTCTCCCACCGCAAGATCGCCGCGCGGGCGGGCGTGCCCCTGGGGTCGATGACGTACCACTTCAGCGGCATGGACGAGTTGCTGCGCGAAGCCTTCGGGCAGTTCACCGATCACATCGTCGCGGTCTTCGACGCCCATCTGTCCGCCCCGGCCGACCGCGATCAGGCGAGGGCGGCCGTGGCCGACCTCGTCCATATCCTGTCCGAGGGGCCGCAGCGCGACCTCGTCCTCACCCAGGAGCTCTACACCCTCGCCGCGCGGCGGCCGGAGTACCGGGAACTCACCCATGAGTGGATGCGCCGCAGCCGCGTCCACCTGGAACGGCACTTCGACCCGGCCACCGCCCGTCAACTCGACGCCCTCATCGAGGGGCTGGCACTCCACCGTGCCCTGGCGCGTGAACCACACGACCGCGAACTGACGCTGGAGGCCATCACCCGTATCACCCGCGTCACCGCACCCGAAGGGCGGACCGGGAGCGACTGA
- a CDS encoding NUDIX hydrolase, whose product MGWQRLGSEIVHRGPVLTVRRDAVRLPDGTAGVYEHVSVDDGVRVVALDADGQVVLVEDDFYLQRRRMLHLPGGGTDGENPYRAALRELEEETGLTAAHVDTLGVIDPLPGLTTARTHLMLATDLRPGTMRRDGAEAGMTVHRRPLPDAVAAVRTGEITDAASATALLLASQAR is encoded by the coding sequence ATGGGGTGGCAGCGGCTGGGGTCGGAAATCGTGCACCGGGGGCCGGTTCTGACGGTACGTCGGGACGCGGTGCGTCTGCCGGACGGTACGGCCGGCGTGTACGAACATGTCTCGGTCGATGACGGCGTACGCGTCGTCGCACTCGACGCCGACGGCCAAGTCGTCCTGGTCGAGGACGACTTCTACCTCCAGCGCCGCCGGATGCTTCATCTGCCCGGCGGCGGTACGGACGGGGAGAACCCCTACCGGGCCGCCCTGCGCGAGCTGGAGGAGGAGACGGGACTGACCGCCGCGCACGTGGACACACTGGGCGTGATCGACCCCTTGCCCGGCCTCACCACCGCCCGCACCCACCTCATGCTCGCCACCGATCTGCGGCCCGGCACGATGCGCAGGGACGGAGCGGAAGCCGGCATGACCGTCCACCGGCGTCCGCTGCCGGACGCGGTCGCGGCGGTGCGTACGGGAGAGATCACCGACGCCGCCAGCGCGACGGCCCTGCTCCTCGCCTCCCAGGCTCGCTAG